A stretch of DNA from Coccidioides posadasii str. Silveira chromosome 1, complete sequence:
CAGGCTAGAGTCGACACAAGGTTGCGGCTCGCCCCGCGTCCATCGCCCCCACGAGACAAAATTCTCCATGTACATAAACGCCGGGCCGCTGGATCTGTtcccgggggggggggggggattATATTATTACTTTGGTCAACAAGATCGAGTTCTCATGCTAAGAATCTCCCCTTGTAGACTATTGAGTACGGTATAATATATCAAATTAAATTTTGTGATAATCCTCAGTGTCGTTTCTGTGCCCACTGATGGGAAATCGAGGGCGGCTAGGGTAGGGCTGGTGGCCTGTCCACCCTTGGGTGAGATGCACTGCGCTTGAAGACCTTttgaaaaggaaaattttTACACCATTCGACGCAGctatatatttatatatataagcCAATGAGGAGATTACACGTGTAGTATTTCGTCATGAACCAGAAGATGGTGTGTGGCTGATCAATTCGGTGCCTGTGCCGCAATTTACGGAGCACAGTGCGGAATAATTCTGGCCTCTCGTCCAGCTAGTACTCCGGGTTTGCAAAACAATTTTCCCTGTCGACTCGGACAGTGGCTTAGACTTTAAGACTGCGTTTCTTCTTTTGAGCCAGTCCTGGGCATCTCGGGTATGTAGATCTAGCAAAAAAGAGAGTTGCCCCACCCCGTTGATCAAGAcatatatactccgtatatcaTATTGGTCTCGCTGCTCGTGCTCTCGCTCACCTAGGGCAATGTATTAGCCACCTCTCAAAGAGCTATTGTCTTCTGTCACAGCTTTTGACTCCTTTGATCGTCCACAATGGCCGTCTCCCGACGGGGGTATCGCTCTTCTTACCGCTCCGAGTACACATGGCCCTTGGCCCCGGTCACATTAGGGGAAAGCCTTGGAGATGTTATCGGTGTCGATGTGCATTCTACGTGTGTGGGGTATGCTGTATCTAGAGGCCGCGGTTGTCACAATCGGATTGCCCGACATAACCGGGCTTATGCCGCTGATCTGCTTGCCGAAGGTACAGCTCTTCTTCGCAATGCACAAAGTGTCTCTGAAATCTTGAGAGAACTGGCACCCGTTATGCTCTGCCGAAAGGATCATCAGAATCAAGCCTATTCCGTGGTAAACCGCTGGGAGCGCGATGTTGCCGATTACCTGCGAAGCCAAGGCAATGGGCTTGCAGCAGAAATGCGGAACTATACGCCGGGATCTATATCTTCATCGAGGCAACGCCATCGGCTTTCTACGGAGAATGATTTCGATCGATTCAGAACAGCCAGATCGAGATATTCTCCTTCTTCAACCGATAGCGCAGTCTTTACGTACAGGTCTACTCTCATCAGTCCTCCTGCAACTCCTGCTCGCCGTGCAACTCCTTCTTCAACCAATAGCGCAGTCTTTACGTACAGGTCTGCTCTCATAAGTCCTCCTGCAACTCCTGCTCCCCGCACAGCCTCTCCTCGCCGTACTATTCCTACTCCCAGTGCAACTCCTGCTTCCCCTGCAATTCTTCCTTCAACCTATAATCCAACCCCTACGTCCGGGTCTGTTTTCGTTAGTCCTCCTGCAACCCCTTATCCCCGCGCAACTCCTTCTCCACGGCTGGTCCACACCTTTCAGAGGAGTTCACAGCGTTCCTTGATAGAGAGTCATTCAACTGCTCCTAATGAACCGGCACCGCCAGCGATTGAAGCCAATCATTCAGCATCAGCAACACGTGCAACCAGGAAACGTGTAACATCCGATCAAGAATGCATGATCTGTCATGAGCGCCTTATTGATAGGTTGGCAGTACCGAGTTGTCACGGCACCTTAAACCGTTCCTCTATAGCATGGTGCATGGCTCGATGCGGTTCAAATTTTCACGCAGACTGTATAAATTTATGGAGGGAGACATGCCTAGGAGGTTTATCATCGAGTTTGTGGTCCACACCAAGGGAAGCTAGTTGTCCATGTTGGTATGTGCATATTTACGTTCTCCTTGCCCTAACCAGCTTACCAAGCTTTCCCCCTTTTTGCATCCCTAATGTGTTACGGCTGACCGTGAGCCCTTTGCTTAATCAGTCGAGCTGAATGGGTGGACTCCGATGACTTCTCGTACCCCGAGCTTGAGGAAGATGACGTAACGGAATCCGCGAATAATCACAGTAGCCTCAATGATACCCGCCACAATCACCGGCAGTCTCCTCAAGATGAGATTCTGGAAGGAGCCGAGCAGGTAGGAGCAGTAGAAGAGACAGGCGAAGTAGTTGAAGAAGTCGAAGAAGTTGATGAAGTGGAAGAAGTGGAAGGTGAAAGgactgaagaagatgaagaagttgaagaggtggaagaagtcaaagaagatgaagaagtggaagaagtcaaagaaggtgaagaaggtgaagaggtggaagaagttgaagaggtggaagaagttgaagaggtggaagaagttgaagaggtggaaga
This window harbors:
- a CDS encoding uncharacterized protein (EggNog:ENOG410PZF5), whose translation is MAVSRRGYRSSYRSEYTWPLAPVTLGESLGDVIGVDVHSTCVGYAVSRGRGCHNRIARHNRAYAADLLAEGTALLRNAQSVSEILRELAPVMLCRKDHQNQAYSVVNRWERDVADYLRSQGNGLAAEMRNYTPGSISSSRQRHRLSTENDFDRFRTARSRYSPSSTDSAVFTYRSTLISPPATPARRATPSSTNSAVFTYRSALISPPATPAPRTASPRRTIPTPSATPASPAILPSTYNPTPTSGSVFVSPPATPYPRATPSPRLVHTFQRSSQRSLIESHSTAPNEPAPPAIEANHSASATRATRKRVTSDQECMICHERLIDRLAVPSCHGTLNRSSIAWCMARCGSNFHADCINLWRETCLGGLSSSLWSTPREASCPCCRAEWVDSDDFSYPELEEDDVTESANNHSSLNDTRHNHRQSPQDEILEGAEQVGAVEETGEVVEEVEEVDEVEEVEGERTEEDEEVEEVEEVKEDEEVEEVKEGEEGEEVEEVEEVEEVEGERIEEVEEVEEGEGKKAEEVEEQEKEDVEIEEQSKRGEGNQEAENDEAIDSESAFTEGTVEQITAGQEADNLLDDSADDVEAQVTVLGGQEKQPSTLGRMSKDGPPPQMEELNIGGSFDAIFLLLRMVLCL